From Arcticibacter tournemirensis, one genomic window encodes:
- a CDS encoding redoxin domain-containing protein has product MALTKGQKAPSFNLYSSELKEISLSDYAGKKLVIHFFPMAFTGGCTTQLCTMRDSFGYYEELGADVVGISVDSPFTLAKFKEENQYQFPLLSDFNKEVCKAYGAYYDEFVFGLRGVAKRAAFVINEEQEIVYAEVLESAGDLPDFEAIQNAVK; this is encoded by the coding sequence ATGGCATTAACAAAAGGTCAAAAAGCACCCTCTTTTAATCTCTACAGTTCCGAGCTCAAAGAAATTTCTTTAAGTGATTATGCTGGAAAGAAACTGGTGATCCACTTCTTTCCAATGGCTTTCACGGGGGGATGCACCACCCAGTTGTGTACAATGCGCGATTCGTTTGGTTACTACGAAGAGCTTGGGGCCGATGTTGTGGGAATCTCTGTTGATTCGCCTTTTACGCTTGCGAAGTTTAAAGAAGAGAATCAATATCAGTTTCCTTTGTTATCCGATTTCAATAAAGAAGTGTGTAAGGCATACGGCGCTTATTACGATGAGTTTGTTTTCGGGCTACGGGGGGTGGCAAAACGTGCGGCATTTGTAATAAACGAAGAACAGGAAATTGTATATGCTGAAGTACTTGAGTCAGCCGGCGATCTTCCTGATTTCGAAGCTATTCAGAACGCAGTAAAATAA
- the atpC gene encoding ATP synthase F1 subunit epsilon has translation MTLEILTPDQTVFEGEVNSVTVPGTQGSFEVLNNHAPIISTLEDGKVIIRTGGKSEESYFIKGGVVEVLNNKITVLAEGIVK, from the coding sequence ATGACATTAGAAATTTTAACACCTGATCAGACCGTTTTCGAAGGAGAAGTTAACTCGGTTACCGTACCTGGTACTCAGGGTTCTTTCGAAGTACTGAATAATCACGCTCCTATTATCTCTACACTGGAGGATGGCAAAGTGATTATCCGTACCGGTGGAAAAAGCGAAGAGAGCTACTTCATAAAAGGCGGTGTTGTTGAAGTACTCAACAATAAAATAACTGTTCTTGCTGAAGGAATTGTAAAATAA
- the atpD gene encoding F0F1 ATP synthase subunit beta, with protein MPNVGKIAQIIGAVVDVSFADGAKLPKIYDALEVIKPNGQSIIFEVQNHLGEDRVRAIAMDSTDGLVRGMDVTDTGAPIKMPVGDGIKGRVFNVVGDAIDGIPNLDKTAGRPIHSHPPRFEDLSTETEVLFTGIKVIDLLEPYSKGGKIGLFGGAGVGKTVLIQELINNIAKAYSGLSVFAGVGERTREGNDLLREMLESGIIKYGEEFMHGMEKGEWNLDTVDAEELKDSKCTFVFGQMNEPPGARARVALSGLTVAEYFRDGDGQGQGRDILFFIDNIFRFTQAGSEVSALLGRMPSAVGYQPTLATEMGLMQERITSTKRGSITSVQAVYVPADDLTDPAPATTFAHLDATTVLSRKIAELGIYPAVDPLDSTSRILSPMVLGDEHYGTAQRVKEILQRYKELQDIIAILGMDELSEEDKLVVARARRVQRFLSQPFHVAEQFTGLKGVLVDIKDTIKGFNMIMDGEVDEYPEAAFNLVGTIEDAIEKGKKLLAEANA; from the coding sequence ATGCCAAACGTTGGAAAAATAGCGCAAATCATTGGAGCGGTAGTTGATGTAAGCTTCGCCGATGGCGCCAAACTCCCCAAAATTTACGATGCATTAGAGGTTATTAAGCCTAATGGACAGTCTATTATCTTCGAAGTACAGAACCACCTTGGAGAAGACAGGGTTCGTGCGATAGCAATGGACTCTACAGACGGGTTGGTTCGCGGAATGGATGTAACTGATACAGGAGCTCCGATTAAAATGCCTGTTGGAGATGGAATTAAGGGCCGCGTATTTAACGTGGTAGGTGATGCAATAGATGGCATTCCTAACCTGGATAAAACAGCCGGGCGTCCTATCCATAGTCACCCTCCGCGTTTTGAAGATCTTTCTACAGAAACCGAGGTTTTATTTACCGGAATTAAAGTAATTGATTTGCTGGAGCCTTACTCAAAAGGTGGAAAGATTGGATTGTTCGGTGGTGCAGGTGTTGGAAAAACCGTATTGATCCAGGAGTTAATCAACAATATTGCAAAAGCATATTCTGGTTTATCTGTATTCGCAGGTGTAGGAGAACGTACCCGTGAAGGGAACGACCTTCTTCGCGAAATGCTCGAATCGGGCATTATTAAATACGGAGAAGAGTTTATGCATGGCATGGAGAAAGGCGAGTGGAACCTTGATACCGTTGATGCCGAAGAGCTGAAAGATTCTAAATGTACCTTTGTGTTCGGTCAGATGAACGAGCCTCCCGGTGCACGTGCCCGCGTTGCGTTATCAGGTTTAACTGTTGCTGAATACTTCCGCGATGGAGATGGACAAGGCCAGGGACGTGATATCCTGTTCTTTATTGATAATATCTTCCGTTTCACTCAGGCAGGTTCTGAAGTATCTGCTTTGCTTGGACGTATGCCATCAGCTGTAGGTTACCAGCCAACACTTGCAACGGAAATGGGTTTGATGCAGGAACGAATCACTTCAACCAAACGCGGTTCAATCACTTCCGTTCAGGCGGTATATGTACCTGCGGATGACTTGACCGACCCTGCTCCTGCAACAACGTTTGCCCACCTTGATGCAACAACCGTATTGTCGCGTAAGATTGCTGAGCTTGGAATTTATCCTGCGGTTGACCCGCTTGATTCTACCTCGCGGATCCTTAGTCCGATGGTTCTTGGCGACGAGCACTACGGAACGGCTCAGCGTGTAAAAGAAATTCTTCAACGCTATAAGGAACTTCAGGATATCATCGCCATCTTAGGTATGGATGAACTTTCTGAAGAAGATAAGCTTGTGGTTGCCCGCGCACGTCGCGTTCAGCGCTTCTTGTCGCAGCCTTTCCACGTTGCTGAACAGTTTACAGGATTAAAAGGCGTACTGGTTGATATTAAAGACACTATTAAAGGCTTTAATATGATCATGGACGGAGAAGTAGATGAATATCCTGAAGCTGCATTCAACCTCGTTGGTACGATTGAAGATGCAATAGAAAAAGGTAAGAAACTGCTTGCTGAGGCAAATGCGTAG
- a CDS encoding SDR family oxidoreductase, with the protein MSSCHYEHGQEKVPVLLDSAVRLISGFGYLRSRQPLVSVLLRFLLEEAQEEDKVWSLSAPFPLWSLLNAGPKRIWYKFQIFTTMKKILVTGSNGLLGQKLTELILSSNRAQLIATSKGRNRYPAEEGYVYAEMDICDTPRMRDVIQRFSPDVIIHTAAVTNVDICEQDKDLCRLMNVEAVRSLSVVCEENDIHLIHLSTDFVFDGGNGPYAEEADVSPVSVYGESKAESERILFNSSCRWTIIRTILVYGITTDMSRSNIVLWAKSALEKGEPLNIVADQWRMPTLAEDLAEACLLAAEREAPGIYHISGKDMMSVYELVQHVAAFWHLDSSLMKPVSSESLNQTAKRPKRTGFVLDKAIADLGYQPHSFREGLTILDAQIKKRDDRYC; encoded by the coding sequence GTGAGTAGTTGCCACTACGAACATGGTCAGGAAAAGGTACCGGTTTTGTTGGACAGTGCGGTCCGGCTCATATCCGGCTTTGGCTATCTTCGGTCCAGACAGCCACTCGTTTCCGTGCTTCTCCGGTTTTTACTCGAAGAAGCACAGGAGGAAGACAAAGTATGGTCGCTAAGTGCTCCCTTTCCACTCTGGAGCCTTTTAAATGCGGGTCCGAAGCGGATCTGGTATAAATTCCAGATATTTACAACAATGAAAAAAATACTGGTAACCGGTAGTAACGGGCTTCTGGGGCAGAAGCTTACAGAGCTTATCCTTTCATCGAACAGGGCTCAGCTCATCGCGACATCAAAAGGACGGAACAGGTATCCTGCAGAGGAGGGATACGTTTACGCTGAAATGGATATCTGCGATACACCTCGCATGCGGGATGTTATTCAACGGTTCTCGCCCGATGTGATTATTCATACTGCTGCGGTCACCAATGTAGATATCTGTGAACAGGACAAGGACCTATGTCGCCTCATGAATGTGGAAGCGGTACGGTCGCTTTCGGTGGTTTGTGAAGAAAATGACATCCACCTTATTCATTTATCTACCGATTTTGTGTTCGACGGCGGGAACGGGCCTTATGCAGAGGAGGCGGATGTAAGTCCGGTCAGTGTTTATGGCGAAAGCAAAGCAGAGTCGGAAAGGATTTTGTTTAATTCTTCATGTCGCTGGACCATCATCCGTACGATTCTTGTTTACGGAATAACTACAGATATGAGCCGCTCCAATATCGTGCTCTGGGCGAAGTCGGCCCTTGAAAAAGGCGAACCGCTCAATATTGTGGCTGATCAGTGGAGGATGCCGACATTGGCCGAAGATCTGGCCGAGGCATGTCTTCTCGCTGCTGAAAGAGAGGCGCCTGGAATCTATCATATCTCCGGAAAAGACATGATGAGCGTTTATGAACTGGTGCAGCATGTAGCTGCGTTCTGGCATCTCGATAGTTCTCTTATGAAGCCGGTGTCATCAGAATCCTTAAATCAGACAGCAAAAAGGCCAAAACGAACTGGCTTTGTTCTGGATAAGGCCATTGCTGATCTGGGATACCAGCCTCATTCTTTTAGGGAAGGATTAACTATACTCGATGCTCAAATCAAAAAGAGGGATGATCGCTACTGTTGA